In the genome of Phycisphaerales bacterium, one region contains:
- the ilvB gene encoding biosynthetic-type acetolactate synthase large subunit, whose translation MADAHTRTGSQIVIDALQRAGVDLAFGYPGGAIMPLYDVLLDSPIRHILVRHEQMGIHAADGYARATGRLGCCIATSGPGATNLVTGLATAMADSVPLIAITGQVPTGMIGTDGFQESDVFGIVQTVTKHAYLVRSVGELPDIMEEAIFIARTGRPGPVLVDIPKNVLAGTTNRVSPPLTEVAGYHPEPRLNPTEIAAAHELLRHAQRPVVLVGGGCKLANATDTFRHWCRLSEIPVLTTLNGIGCADPDNPRYFGMVGMHGLRRANRALDTADLIISCGARFDDRVTGKVDEFGRNARIVHVDIDEAEINKIIATDVGVHAHLRTALEAWCRLLEAEPVHVPRTWYDELVAIGDGLQNHDEDPGSTMVAAIDTLDALFALIGRDTIVTTDVGQHQMWAAQRYHPTHPRKFITSGGVGTMGFGLPSAVGAQCACPDQRVVAIVGDGGFQMCLGELATIRRCRLPVKIFVLDNKYLGMVRQWQEMFFAQRYSAVDLSDNPDFAALARVYGLTGVTLNRPDQIDTALREWWECDGPALLHVECPKNENVFPMVPPNAAVGDMLEASR comes from the coding sequence GTGGCCGACGCTCACACACGAACGGGTTCGCAGATCGTGATCGACGCCCTGCAACGGGCCGGGGTCGATCTCGCCTTCGGCTATCCCGGCGGCGCGATCATGCCGCTCTACGACGTGCTGCTCGATTCGCCCATCCGCCACATCCTCGTGCGGCACGAGCAAATGGGGATTCACGCCGCCGATGGCTACGCCCGAGCCACCGGGCGGCTGGGGTGCTGCATCGCCACTTCAGGTCCGGGCGCCACCAACCTTGTCACCGGACTCGCCACCGCGATGGCCGACTCGGTTCCCCTGATTGCAATCACGGGACAGGTGCCCACCGGGATGATCGGCACTGACGGTTTCCAGGAATCTGACGTTTTCGGCATTGTGCAGACGGTCACCAAGCACGCTTATCTCGTTCGTTCCGTCGGCGAACTGCCGGACATCATGGAAGAGGCGATTTTCATCGCCCGCACCGGCCGCCCCGGTCCGGTCCTCGTCGACATTCCCAAGAACGTGCTTGCCGGAACCACGAATCGGGTTTCTCCGCCATTGACCGAAGTGGCCGGTTATCACCCCGAACCACGGCTCAACCCCACCGAAATTGCGGCAGCCCACGAACTTCTCCGCCACGCGCAGCGCCCGGTCGTGCTGGTGGGCGGGGGCTGTAAGCTGGCGAATGCGACTGACACGTTCCGGCACTGGTGCCGGCTGAGCGAAATTCCGGTCTTGACGACGCTGAACGGTATCGGCTGCGCCGACCCGGATAACCCGCGCTACTTCGGCATGGTAGGCATGCACGGGCTGCGGCGGGCCAATCGAGCTCTCGACACCGCCGACCTGATCATCTCCTGCGGGGCACGCTTCGACGATCGTGTGACTGGCAAGGTCGACGAATTCGGGCGGAATGCGCGGATCGTGCATGTCGACATCGACGAAGCGGAGATCAACAAGATCATCGCGACCGACGTCGGTGTCCACGCACACCTGCGAACGGCACTGGAGGCCTGGTGTCGACTGCTCGAAGCCGAACCCGTCCACGTGCCGCGGACCTGGTATGACGAACTCGTGGCCATCGGGGACGGCCTGCAGAACCACGATGAAGACCCGGGATCCACCATGGTCGCGGCCATCGACACCTTGGATGCGCTGTTTGCGTTGATCGGTCGTGATACGATCGTGACCACGGACGTCGGCCAGCACCAGATGTGGGCAGCGCAACGCTATCACCCGACGCACCCGCGAAAGTTCATCACCTCCGGGGGGGTGGGGACGATGGGTTTCGGGCTGCCGTCCGCCGTCGGCGCCCAATGTGCGTGTCCGGACCAACGGGTGGTCGCGATCGTCGGGGACGGGGGTTTCCAGATGTGCCTCGGAGAGTTGGCGACGATCCGGCGCTGCCGCCTGCCGGTGAAGATCTTCGTGCTCGACAACAAGTACCTCGGCATGGTGCGCCAGTGGCAGGAGATGTTCTTTGCTCAGCGATACAGCGCCGTGGACCTTTCGGATAATCCGGATTTCGCCGCGCTGGCCCGCGTCTACGGCCTGACCGGTGTGACCCTGAACCGGCCGGACCAGATCGACACCGCCCTCCGCGAATGGTGGGAGTGTGATGGTCCGGCGCTGCTGCATGTCGAATGTCCCAAGAATGAGAATGTGTTCCCGATGGTGCCACCGAACGCGGCCGTCGGAGATATGCTGGAGGCAAGTCGATGA
- a CDS encoding metal ABC transporter permease, which yields MLAATPLFQATGWKPIDTDIVVVGILASMACAVLGVFLVLRRMSMMGDALSHAVLPGLAAAFLITADRTGVAMLLGAAIVGIGTALLTQLVHSYGKVEEGAAMGVVFTVLFALGLVLIVVAAHGTDLDPDCVLHGYIETVALDHVALPAALAPLLGPSVPRAALTTGTLLLVNLLFIGLLYKELKLCTFDAPLATALGFSSQLLHYLLMTLVAMTTVVAFEAVGSILVIAMLIVPAATARLLTDRLSVMLVLSMALGAAAALLGHAGAITLPSWLGFGDFSTSTSGMMGVAAGALFVVALFCAPRQGLLTRAWHQTRLALRVAREDVIGRLYRLEENNPGTAVALRQLRGTVQSPSLILRLAVRGLRREGLVRLGDGQLLLTAAGQEAARELVRSHRLWETYLDQHVWGPADHGHDSAEQLEHVTDPALQRRLAASLGHPDSDPHGKSIPTQPNPP from the coding sequence ATGCTCGCCGCCACACCACTGTTTCAGGCCACCGGCTGGAAGCCGATCGATACGGATATTGTGGTCGTCGGCATACTCGCTTCGATGGCGTGCGCCGTGCTGGGCGTGTTCCTCGTCCTGCGCCGCATGAGCATGATGGGTGATGCCCTGTCGCACGCCGTCCTGCCAGGTCTTGCGGCCGCCTTCCTGATCACAGCCGACCGCACCGGCGTGGCCATGTTGCTCGGCGCCGCCATCGTCGGCATCGGCACGGCCCTGCTCACCCAACTCGTGCACAGTTACGGCAAGGTCGAGGAGGGCGCCGCGATGGGCGTGGTCTTCACAGTGCTGTTCGCACTGGGACTGGTGCTGATCGTGGTCGCGGCGCATGGCACCGACCTCGACCCCGACTGCGTGTTGCATGGCTACATCGAGACCGTGGCGCTGGATCACGTCGCCCTGCCGGCGGCGCTCGCTCCGCTCCTGGGCCCGTCGGTACCCCGCGCCGCACTGACGACGGGCACTTTGTTGCTGGTGAACCTGCTGTTCATCGGCCTGCTGTACAAGGAATTGAAGCTCTGCACCTTCGATGCGCCGCTCGCGACGGCACTCGGCTTTTCGTCGCAACTGCTGCACTATCTGCTCATGACGCTTGTGGCCATGACCACCGTCGTCGCGTTCGAAGCCGTGGGCAGCATCCTGGTCATTGCGATGCTCATTGTGCCCGCGGCCACCGCCCGGCTGCTGACCGACCGTCTGAGTGTCATGCTCGTCCTCAGCATGGCGCTCGGTGCCGCGGCAGCGCTGCTCGGGCATGCCGGCGCAATTACGCTACCGAGTTGGCTGGGCTTCGGGGATTTCAGTACAAGCACCTCGGGAATGATGGGAGTCGCCGCCGGTGCTCTGTTTGTCGTCGCACTTTTCTGCGCGCCACGGCAAGGCCTGCTGACCCGGGCCTGGCACCAGACCCGACTTGCCTTGCGGGTCGCGCGGGAAGACGTGATCGGGCGGCTCTATCGGTTGGAGGAAAACAACCCTGGGACCGCGGTTGCGCTCCGTCAGTTGCGCGGCACGGTGCAGAGCCCGAGTCTGATCCTGCGACTCGCCGTTCGGGGGCTGCGCCGAGAGGGATTGGTACGATTGGGTGATGGCCAACTACTTCTGACCGCCGCCGGGCAGGAGGCCGCCCGCGAACTCGTGCGGTCACACCGCCTGTGGGAGACGTACCTCGATCAGCACGTGTGGGGCCCGGCCGACCACGGGCATGATTCGGCTGAACAACTCGAACACGTAACCGATCCCGCCCTCCAACGCCGCCTGGCTGCGAGTCTTGGCCACCCCGACTCCGACCCACACGGGAAGTCGATCCCGACGCAACCCAATCCACCGTAG
- the ilvC gene encoding ketol-acid reductoisomerase, translated as MKVWRDDDVRGEVLSPKRLAILGYGSQGHAHALNLRDSGHDVTVGLRPGSRGRAAAEAAGLPVCDTAAAVRGADIVMVLIPDELQPETYTRDIAPNLKSGAYLAFAHGFCIHFGRIQPPAHANVFLVAPKGPGHLVRRQYESGSGVPCLVAVQQDPSGDTRAVALAYAAAIGGGRAGILETTFREETETDLFGEQAVLCGGLTELIRAGYETLVEAGYAPEMAYFECLHEVKLITDLIYERGITGMRDSISNTAEYGDLTRGRRVVGPAARTAMKELLSEIQTGKFADEWMAECAAGKPNMAAAAARDAEHPVEQVGKRLRALMPWLVDKGAASRPALAGRA; from the coding sequence GTGAAGGTATGGCGTGACGACGATGTACGTGGCGAGGTCCTGTCCCCCAAGCGGCTTGCCATTCTCGGCTACGGTTCACAAGGCCATGCCCACGCGCTCAACCTGCGTGACAGCGGCCACGATGTGACTGTCGGTCTGCGCCCGGGAAGTCGCGGACGCGCCGCGGCCGAGGCGGCCGGCCTGCCCGTCTGCGACACCGCCGCGGCGGTACGTGGGGCGGACATCGTGATGGTGCTGATCCCGGATGAGCTCCAACCGGAAACCTACACGCGCGATATCGCGCCCAACCTCAAGTCCGGCGCATACCTCGCTTTCGCCCACGGCTTCTGCATCCACTTTGGCCGCATACAGCCACCGGCGCATGCGAACGTCTTCCTCGTCGCGCCCAAGGGTCCGGGTCACCTTGTGCGACGCCAGTACGAGTCCGGGAGCGGCGTCCCCTGCCTCGTGGCGGTGCAGCAGGATCCATCCGGTGACACACGGGCAGTGGCACTTGCTTATGCCGCCGCGATCGGGGGCGGGCGCGCCGGTATTCTGGAAACTACCTTCCGTGAGGAAACCGAGACCGATCTCTTCGGCGAACAGGCGGTGCTGTGTGGCGGCCTGACCGAACTGATCCGCGCGGGCTACGAAACGCTGGTAGAAGCCGGGTACGCGCCGGAAATGGCTTACTTCGAGTGCCTGCACGAGGTGAAGCTGATTACCGACCTGATCTACGAGCGGGGCATCACGGGCATGCGCGACTCGATCAGCAACACGGCCGAGTACGGTGATCTCACGCGCGGCCGGCGTGTGGTCGGCCCCGCCGCCCGTACCGCCATGAAGGAGCTGCTGAGCGAGATCCAGACTGGCAAATTCGCGGACGAGTGGATGGCCGAGTGCGCCGCTGGTAAGCCGAACATGGCCGCCGCCGCCGCCCGCGATGCCGAACATCCCGTGGAACAGGTTGGCAAGCGACTACGAGCGCTCATGCCGTGGCTGGTGGACAAGGGTGCCGCCAGCCGTCCCGCCCTCGCCGGGCGGGCCTGA
- the trpC gene encoding indole-3-glycerol phosphate synthase TrpC: MANVLAEILAHKRTEVETGRRTRPLAELKAAAGYFLPRRNFYGAVTAPRRSGPNIIAEIKRSSPSAGVLQPDFDPVATARAYEAAGAAALSVLTDERYFGGHLDHIALVKEACGLPVLRKDFLVEPYQVHESRAAGADAVLVIADALEESDALELVTLARSLDLWVLLEVHSRERLLAALRILQAQERGGVLLGINNRDLSAQHIDLATTEELARLVPPGLPIVSESGIRTRQDVERMHAAGARVLLIGEALMRSGDPGRALRELLGAGRTESGD, encoded by the coding sequence GTGGCCAACGTCCTCGCTGAAATCCTCGCCCACAAGCGCACCGAGGTGGAGACCGGCCGCCGTACGCGCCCGCTCGCCGAGTTGAAGGCCGCCGCCGGCTATTTTCTGCCGCGCCGCAACTTCTACGGGGCCGTGACCGCGCCGCGCCGCAGCGGACCCAACATCATCGCAGAGATCAAGCGCTCCAGTCCGTCGGCCGGGGTGCTTCAACCGGATTTCGACCCGGTCGCAACGGCCCGCGCGTACGAGGCGGCCGGTGCCGCGGCCCTGAGCGTCCTGACGGATGAGCGCTACTTCGGCGGGCACCTCGACCACATCGCCCTGGTCAAGGAGGCCTGCGGTTTACCCGTGCTGCGCAAGGACTTCCTCGTCGAGCCCTACCAGGTACACGAGAGCCGTGCCGCGGGCGCGGATGCCGTGCTGGTCATCGCCGATGCCTTGGAAGAGTCGGACGCGCTGGAGCTCGTCACGCTGGCCCGTTCCCTCGACCTGTGGGTTCTGCTTGAGGTGCACTCACGGGAGCGACTGCTGGCCGCCTTGCGTATTCTGCAAGCACAGGAGCGCGGCGGCGTATTGCTGGGAATCAACAACCGTGACCTGAGCGCCCAACACATTGACCTCGCGACGACCGAGGAGCTCGCCCGCCTGGTACCGCCCGGCCTGCCAATCGTGTCCGAAAGCGGCATCCGCACGCGCCAGGACGTGGAACGCATGCACGCAGCCGGGGCCCGCGTACTGCTCATCGGCGAGGCCTTGATGCGAAGCGGCGATCCGGGGCGCGCTCTGCGGGAATTGCTCGGAGCGGGGCGTACCGAAAGCGGGGATTGA
- a CDS encoding superoxide dismutase has translation MAHELIALPYPYDALEPHIDARTMEIHHTKHHQTYVTNLNNALHNQAALAAKPLERLLREIEQVPQDIRQAVINHGGGTANHNLFWQIMGKGNGGQPKGALADDLTRTFGSFEAFKEQFTKAATTRFGSGWAWLTLDPSHKLAVSSTGNQDSPYMQGHTPILGLDVWEHAYYLNYQNRRPDYITAWWNVVNWDSVADLYASARK, from the coding sequence ATGGCTCACGAGTTGATTGCGCTCCCCTACCCCTACGACGCGCTCGAACCGCACATCGATGCGCGCACGATGGAAATCCACCACACGAAACACCATCAAACCTATGTCACGAACCTGAACAACGCGTTGCACAACCAGGCCGCGCTGGCGGCCAAGCCGCTCGAACGACTGCTACGCGAGATTGAGCAAGTCCCACAGGACATCCGCCAGGCCGTCATCAATCATGGCGGCGGGACTGCCAATCACAACCTGTTCTGGCAGATCATGGGCAAGGGCAATGGCGGCCAACCCAAGGGGGCACTCGCGGACGATCTCACCAGGACTTTCGGCAGTTTTGAGGCGTTCAAGGAGCAGTTCACCAAGGCCGCCACGACACGCTTCGGCAGCGGCTGGGCGTGGTTGACGCTGGACCCCAGCCACAAGCTGGCGGTGAGTAGCACCGGTAATCAGGACTCACCGTACATGCAGGGGCACACTCCCATCCTGGGACTCGACGTGTGGGAGCACGCGTATTACCTGAACTACCAGAATCGCCGTCCAGACTACATCACCGCCTGGTGGAACGTGGTGAACTGGGACAGCGTTGCGGACCTTTACGCTTCGGCCAGGAAGTAG
- a CDS encoding zinc ABC transporter substrate-binding protein: MPGLHERGRPQAGAAVRRPACRARTWTRGGVILALALVSAWTGACQRSSAETSGATGPRSDPYTVVTTVAMITDIVSEVAGERAQVRGLIGSGVDPHLYKPTRNDVALLQAADVIFYNGLMLEGKMTDVLLRMSRGGRPVYAVTELINEDTLLEPEAFAGHTDPHVWMDVSAWQAAVRRVAVALAEFDPENSAHYEANASRFETELAELHEYVRTVTATIPTEHRVLITAHDAFNYFGRAYGLRVLGIQGLSTESEAGLEDIRRLVDLIVTQRVPAVFVETSVDDKNVTALLEGARARGATVRLGGTLYSDAMGAPGTYEGTYVGMIDHNATTIARALGGDAPARGWRGRLATGE, encoded by the coding sequence ATGCCCGGATTGCACGAAAGGGGACGGCCTCAAGCCGGTGCGGCCGTACGCCGTCCGGCTTGCCGCGCCCGCACCTGGACACGAGGCGGGGTCATTCTGGCACTTGCGCTGGTGTCTGCCTGGACCGGCGCTTGTCAGCGCTCCAGCGCCGAAACCAGCGGTGCTACAGGACCACGCAGCGATCCGTACACCGTGGTCACCACGGTCGCCATGATCACCGACATCGTGTCGGAGGTCGCAGGAGAGCGCGCGCAGGTACGCGGCCTGATCGGCAGCGGCGTAGACCCGCATCTCTACAAGCCGACACGAAATGATGTCGCGCTGTTGCAGGCCGCCGATGTGATTTTCTACAACGGGCTGATGCTCGAAGGGAAAATGACGGATGTACTCCTGCGGATGAGTCGCGGTGGCCGCCCGGTCTATGCGGTCACCGAGTTGATCAACGAAGATACGCTGCTCGAGCCCGAAGCGTTCGCGGGACACACCGACCCGCACGTCTGGATGGATGTCTCCGCCTGGCAGGCCGCCGTGCGGCGCGTCGCCGTCGCATTGGCGGAATTCGACCCGGAGAACAGCGCACATTACGAGGCCAACGCGTCCCGGTTCGAAACTGAGCTGGCGGAACTGCACGAGTACGTACGCACGGTCACGGCAACGATTCCCACCGAGCACCGCGTGCTGATCACGGCACATGATGCTTTCAACTACTTCGGACGGGCATACGGCCTGCGCGTACTGGGAATCCAGGGCCTCTCGACTGAATCGGAGGCCGGGCTGGAGGACATCCGCCGGCTCGTGGACCTCATCGTCACACAGCGGGTGCCGGCCGTCTTCGTCGAAACCAGCGTCGATGACAAGAACGTCACCGCGCTGCTGGAGGGTGCCCGGGCCCGCGGCGCGACGGTCCGGCTCGGCGGCACGCTGTATTCCGATGCCATGGGCGCCCCCGGTACCTACGAAGGCACGTATGTCGGCATGATCGACCACAACGCCACGACCATCGCCCGTGCGCTGGGCGGCGATGCACCCGCGCGCGGCTGGCGCGGCCGGCTCGCGACGGGAGAGTGA
- a CDS encoding metal ABC transporter ATP-binding protein produces the protein MTVAYHRKPVLWDVDFDIPEGQLIALIGPNGAGKSTLLKAVLDLVPRASGRVMIYGESYRRQRHLVAYVPQRESVDWDFPVSALDVVTMGRYGHLGWFRPVTRAAREIARDALGRVGMAEYARRQISQLSGGQQQRIFLARALAQDARLYLMDEPFAGVDAATERAIVRILHDLRTAGRTVLCVHHDLQTVREYFDYVLLINMRIVAQGPVQEVFTADNLRKTYGGRLTLLEEAAHAMAGASRGGPPR, from the coding sequence ATGACCGTCGCGTACCATCGCAAGCCGGTGCTCTGGGATGTGGACTTCGACATACCCGAGGGGCAGCTCATCGCGCTCATCGGTCCGAACGGTGCCGGCAAAAGCACGCTCCTGAAGGCCGTGCTTGATCTTGTGCCGCGCGCTTCCGGCCGCGTGATGATTTACGGGGAGTCCTATCGCCGCCAGCGGCACCTGGTTGCCTATGTCCCGCAGCGTGAGAGTGTCGATTGGGACTTTCCGGTGAGCGCCCTCGATGTTGTCACCATGGGGCGCTATGGGCACCTGGGCTGGTTTCGCCCCGTCACGCGGGCGGCCAGGGAAATCGCGCGCGACGCGCTGGGGCGCGTCGGGATGGCTGAGTACGCCCGCAGGCAGATCAGCCAACTCTCCGGCGGTCAGCAGCAGCGCATCTTCCTCGCACGGGCTCTGGCGCAGGACGCCCGCCTGTATCTCATGGACGAACCCTTCGCGGGGGTCGATGCCGCCACCGAACGTGCGATTGTGCGCATCCTCCACGACCTGCGCACGGCCGGACGTACGGTCCTGTGCGTCCATCACGATCTCCAGACGGTGCGCGAGTACTTTGACTACGTGCTACTCATCAACATGCGCATCGTGGCGCAAGGACCGGTGCAAGAGGTCTTTACCGCGGACAACCTGAGAAAGACCTACGGGGGGCGGCTAACGCTGCTCGAAGAAGCCGCGCATGCGATGGCCGGCGCCAGCCGCGGAGGACCGCCGCGGTGA
- a CDS encoding metal ABC transporter permease encodes MAGLPFPSAWTRAYVRPALLRTSGLLLLLVGTASSAWAGSAPRTLAPPVLEWPTTEQVVRVLTLADYNTRVVVIGVGALGLAAGAVGTFLLLRKRALLSDTLAHATLPGVGGAFILMTMLGGTGKWMPGLLLGAAITGVLGVLVVQFILQNSRIREDAALGIVLSVFFAVGIVLLILIQNMGTGHAAGLKSFIYGKTASMLAREAWAIVIVALLCAAACALLFKELTLLCFDPEFGRAQGWPIHWLDLGLMILIVVVTMIGLQAVGLILVVALLIIPPAAARFWTEHLPTLVGCSALLGGVSCLLGAALSALFPRLPAGAVIVLVAGALFALSLVFGRQRGLVQRGLQQRRLRRKVERQNLLRALFEIAETQGQIQPAGVAEITVPVAALLAQRSWTLRALRRALRRAQRAGHIEPVPGTSAVRLTARGRLAAWRCTRNHRLWELYLITHADVAPAHVDRDADEVEHVLDRALVRELEAALTREAPELASAGQSARIDLVPPQESA; translated from the coding sequence ATGGCGGGCTTGCCCTTCCCCAGCGCGTGGACGCGCGCCTATGTCCGGCCCGCGCTCCTGCGGACCAGTGGCCTACTGCTCTTGCTCGTGGGGACGGCGAGTTCCGCCTGGGCCGGGTCGGCACCACGGACACTCGCGCCGCCCGTGCTGGAGTGGCCGACGACCGAACAGGTGGTGCGGGTTCTGACCCTGGCAGACTACAACACGCGCGTGGTGGTGATCGGCGTCGGCGCCCTCGGACTCGCGGCCGGAGCAGTGGGGACCTTCCTGCTGCTGCGCAAGCGGGCCCTGCTCAGCGATACTCTCGCCCACGCGACGCTGCCGGGTGTGGGTGGGGCCTTCATCCTGATGACCATGCTCGGTGGCACGGGTAAGTGGATGCCGGGCTTGCTGCTCGGCGCCGCGATTACGGGGGTCCTCGGCGTCCTAGTGGTGCAGTTCATCCTGCAAAACTCGCGCATCCGAGAGGATGCGGCCCTCGGCATCGTGCTGAGCGTGTTCTTCGCGGTCGGAATCGTCCTGCTCATCCTCATTCAGAACATGGGCACGGGCCACGCAGCCGGTTTGAAATCGTTCATTTACGGCAAGACGGCCTCGATGCTTGCCCGGGAGGCCTGGGCCATCGTGATCGTCGCCCTGCTGTGTGCGGCGGCCTGCGCACTGCTCTTCAAGGAATTGACCCTGCTGTGCTTCGATCCGGAATTCGGACGAGCGCAGGGCTGGCCCATCCACTGGCTCGACCTCGGCCTGATGATACTGATCGTCGTGGTCACGATGATCGGCCTGCAAGCCGTCGGGCTCATCCTGGTCGTTGCGCTGCTCATCATTCCACCGGCCGCAGCGCGCTTCTGGACCGAGCACCTACCTACGCTCGTGGGCTGCTCCGCGCTCCTGGGCGGTGTCAGTTGCCTGCTGGGTGCAGCGCTCAGCGCGCTGTTTCCACGGTTGCCGGCCGGTGCGGTCATCGTGCTCGTCGCGGGTGCGTTGTTTGCGCTTAGTCTGGTCTTCGGTCGCCAGCGCGGCCTGGTGCAGCGCGGGCTGCAACAGCGCCGCCTGCGCCGCAAAGTCGAGCGCCAGAATCTGCTGCGTGCCCTCTTTGAAATCGCCGAGACCCAGGGGCAGATTCAGCCGGCCGGAGTGGCAGAAATCACCGTGCCGGTTGCCGCTCTCCTGGCGCAACGCTCCTGGACACTCCGCGCGCTGCGGCGCGCCTTGCGGCGCGCGCAGCGCGCCGGCCATATCGAACCCGTACCGGGTACCTCTGCCGTCCGACTGACTGCGCGGGGTCGCCTCGCAGCGTGGCGCTGTACCCGTAATCACCGCCTCTGGGAGCTGTACCTGATCACGCACGCGGACGTCGCCCCCGCGCATGTCGACCGCGATGCCGACGAGGTGGAACACGTTCTCGACCGGGCGCTCGTCCGCGAGCTGGAGGCCGCTCTCACCCGCGAAGCCCCTGAATTGGCATCAGCCGGGCAGTCGGCCCGGATAGATCTCGTGCCCCCGCAGGAGTCCGCGTAA
- a CDS encoding 2-isopropylmalate synthase: protein MEQHVRIFDTTLRDGEQSPGATLDAQDKVEIAQQLARLGVDVIEAGFPAASPGDFDAVSRVAAKVGTANGPIVAGLARAQPRDIEAAWQAVRAAAHPRIHTFIATSDIHLQYKLRMSREEVLRRTREMVALARSLCEDVEFSPEDASRTDPVYLHEVLAAAVAAGATTVNIPDTVGYALPDEFGALIRGIIANVPGIERCIVSVHCHDDLGLAVANTLAAIRAGARQAEVTINGIGERAGNASLEELVMALHTRRQALGYGTRIDTTQIVRTSHLVAGRTGISVPPNKAVVGANAFAHEAGIHQDGVLKHQLTYEIMRPETVGLKENKLVLGKHSGRHAFRERLRELGYEDLTEAQVEQAFERFKALADRKKAISDADLEALIADEVYQPQDVYTLHGVHVSCGSPSIPTASVAVATPDGDYLTGTATGTGPVDAVFSAISQVVPLAVELTEYMVHAVSGGVNALGEVTVRIVTTGHEPRRFIGHGADTDIVVASARAYIAALNKAALAAGARRKSAQSVDCGTARPDADVAQPVGSA, encoded by the coding sequence ATGGAGCAGCACGTACGCATATTCGACACGACCCTGCGCGACGGCGAACAGTCGCCGGGTGCCACGTTGGATGCTCAGGACAAGGTGGAAATCGCCCAGCAGCTCGCGCGACTCGGCGTTGACGTCATCGAAGCGGGGTTTCCGGCCGCCTCGCCCGGTGACTTTGACGCCGTGAGCCGCGTCGCAGCCAAAGTCGGGACCGCCAACGGGCCGATCGTGGCGGGACTCGCCCGAGCGCAGCCGCGTGATATCGAAGCGGCCTGGCAGGCGGTGCGGGCAGCGGCCCACCCGCGCATCCACACCTTCATCGCGACCTCGGACATCCATTTGCAGTACAAGTTGCGCATGTCCCGGGAGGAGGTCTTGCGGCGTACCCGCGAGATGGTCGCCTTGGCGCGCTCCCTCTGCGAGGACGTCGAGTTCAGCCCCGAGGATGCCAGCAGGACTGATCCGGTATATCTCCATGAGGTGCTGGCTGCGGCGGTCGCAGCGGGTGCGACTACGGTCAACATCCCCGACACGGTCGGGTACGCGCTTCCGGATGAGTTCGGCGCCCTGATCCGCGGCATCATCGCCAACGTCCCCGGCATTGAACGGTGCATCGTCTCGGTCCACTGCCACGATGACCTTGGTCTCGCGGTCGCCAATACACTCGCTGCTATCCGGGCAGGCGCGCGCCAGGCCGAGGTGACCATCAACGGAATCGGCGAGCGGGCCGGCAATGCTTCGCTCGAGGAACTGGTGATGGCACTGCATACCCGTCGCCAGGCATTGGGCTATGGCACACGCATCGATACGACGCAGATTGTTCGCACCAGCCACCTCGTCGCCGGCCGTACCGGCATCAGCGTTCCGCCCAACAAGGCCGTGGTCGGGGCGAACGCCTTCGCACACGAGGCGGGCATCCACCAGGACGGCGTGCTCAAGCACCAGCTCACCTACGAAATCATGCGCCCAGAAACGGTCGGTCTGAAGGAGAACAAGCTCGTCCTGGGCAAACATTCCGGCCGGCACGCCTTCCGCGAACGGTTGCGTGAACTGGGCTACGAAGACCTCACCGAAGCGCAGGTCGAGCAGGCCTTCGAGCGCTTCAAGGCGCTGGCCGACCGTAAAAAAGCGATCAGTGACGCGGACCTGGAGGCCCTGATTGCCGACGAGGTCTACCAGCCGCAGGATGTCTATACCCTGCACGGCGTGCATGTCTCGTGCGGCAGCCCGTCGATTCCTACGGCGAGCGTCGCCGTGGCGACACCGGACGGCGATTACCTGACCGGCACGGCGACCGGCACCGGCCCGGTCGACGCGGTGTTCTCCGCGATTAGCCAGGTGGTGCCGCTCGCAGTTGAGCTGACCGAGTACATGGTGCATGCGGTGAGCGGCGGGGTGAACGCCCTCGGCGAAGTGACGGTGCGCATCGTGACAACCGGCCACGAGCCGCGGCGTTTCATCGGTCACGGGGCCGACACCGACATCGTTGTCGCCAGCGCACGGGCTTACATCGCGGCGCTCAACAAGGCGGCGTTGGCGGCGGGCGCGCGGCGCAAG